A window of Proteus columbae contains these coding sequences:
- the ugpC gene encoding sn-glycerol-3-phosphate ABC transporter ATP-binding protein UgpC: protein MTTVTLTDLEKRYPNGHQAISKLNLSIEQGEMVVLVGPSGCGKSTLLRMIAGLETITQGDLLIDNLRVNEHEPSERDIAMVFQNYALYPHMSVYNNMAYGLRNRKTPKTQIEELVTNAANMLEISHLLDRKPKELSGGQRQRVAMGRAIVRKPKVFLFDEPLSNLDAKLRVQMRLEIKKLQRKLSTTSIYVTHDQVEAMTLADKLVVLNQGNIEQVGTPLEIYESPASVFVATFMGSPAMNILDVLINHGVIEIADGHIAVSSQHLPYQAIKLGLRPEHLIISHQHPLFHVEVEFIEALGADVLIYATTCDKQKQSIVIRAPNNHGVNIGNKIGLTIHPENLHFFNEQTGKRINRPFMLISELMVS from the coding sequence ATGACAACCGTAACGCTCACTGATTTAGAAAAACGCTATCCTAATGGACACCAAGCTATTTCGAAATTGAACCTTTCTATTGAGCAAGGTGAAATGGTGGTGTTAGTTGGCCCAAGTGGTTGTGGCAAATCAACATTACTGCGAATGATTGCAGGATTAGAAACCATCACACAAGGTGATTTACTCATTGATAATTTACGTGTTAATGAACATGAACCGAGTGAGCGAGATATCGCAATGGTGTTTCAAAACTATGCGCTTTATCCTCATATGTCTGTCTATAACAACATGGCATATGGTTTACGTAATCGAAAAACACCCAAAACCCAAATAGAAGAACTTGTCACAAATGCGGCTAACATGCTGGAAATCAGTCATTTATTGGATAGAAAACCCAAAGAGCTTTCCGGTGGACAACGTCAACGTGTCGCAATGGGAAGAGCCATTGTGCGTAAACCCAAAGTGTTTTTATTTGATGAACCACTCTCTAACCTTGATGCAAAATTACGTGTTCAGATGCGTCTGGAGATCAAAAAATTACAGCGAAAACTCTCCACAACCTCGATTTATGTGACGCACGATCAGGTAGAAGCGATGACATTAGCCGATAAGCTGGTGGTTTTAAATCAAGGAAATATAGAGCAAGTGGGGACGCCTTTAGAGATTTATGAAAGTCCAGCTTCCGTGTTTGTGGCAACGTTTATGGGCTCTCCCGCAATGAATATCTTAGATGTCCTAATTAATCATGGTGTAATTGAAATCGCTGATGGGCATATTGCCGTTTCATCTCAGCATCTTCCTTATCAAGCCATTAAATTAGGTTTACGCCCTGAACATTTGATCATTAGCCATCAACATCCCCTTTTTCATGTTGAAGTGGAATTTATTGAAGCACTAGGCGCTGATGTTTTAATTTATGCCACGACTTGTGATAAACAAAAACAGTCTATTGTTATTCGCGCACCTAACAATCATGGTGTGAATATTGGTAATAAAATTGGTCTAACCATTCATCCTGAAAACCTTCATTTCTTTAATGAGCAAACAGGAAAACGTATTAACCGCCCTTTTATGCTCATCAGTGAATTAATGGTTTCCTGA
- the panM gene encoding aspartate 1-decarboxylase autocleavage activator PanM, whose translation MKLTIEKLTQLSAQDRIDLGKIWQEPCYQHALTTEITEDNTLFVARFNERLLAACRIQLSGNKAIITDFMVREVTRRRGVGHYLLTQCLSAYPDITHWQAISLSAEENGYDVAHAFLTHHQFNPSPQSDLYVLNI comes from the coding sequence ATGAAACTGACTATTGAAAAACTGACACAGCTTTCAGCACAAGACCGTATCGATTTAGGTAAAATTTGGCAAGAGCCTTGTTATCAACATGCACTAACAACCGAAATTACCGAAGATAACACTCTCTTTGTGGCACGTTTTAATGAGCGATTACTGGCGGCTTGCCGTATTCAATTATCGGGTAATAAAGCGATAATCACCGATTTTATGGTCAGAGAAGTAACACGTCGCCGTGGTGTTGGGCATTATTTACTGACACAATGTTTATCTGCATATCCTGATATTACCCATTGGCAAGCAATAAGCTTATCCGCTGAAGAAAATGGATATGATGTTGCACATGCTTTTTTAACACACCATCAATTTAATCCATCACCACAATCTGATCTTTATGTTCTCAATATTTGA
- a CDS encoding MFS transporter — protein sequence MKLSIRSLFYLICFSALLGSLAQNIYTPVLPLIQQLFNTTLSLVNLTVSAFTFAMAVMQLFYGSLIDKWGRKPILLSGLAISIVGALGCVWSDSIGVFIFWRVIQAIGIAAIPVVAATILGDLYQGNERAKAMGSYQMLLALAPACGPLLGGYLAQHYQYQGIFIFLAVVGVILLITHLFYLPETRPEQKDAFTSMSAMQQVLIAPAGKSVFIISFMVFYNYFCLLVFLPLIAFHLYQLNSTEIGGLYIPMSIALILGSYLYRRICHLFNVEYGVIITSCINLIMLTLFALFWQISLPVMLGLTVLYGLSLGLTMPTHTTLLASYFSSTRATAMGIYNFIRYCGMAAGPMVATYFVTGNSYEYVFYSCVIFTSLALCFAFKTLMSSLKEKRHTAN from the coding sequence ATGAAATTATCAATCCGCAGTCTGTTTTATCTCATTTGTTTTAGCGCACTACTAGGCTCTTTGGCGCAAAATATCTATACCCCTGTACTTCCCTTGATCCAACAGCTATTTAATACCACGCTATCATTGGTTAATTTAACGGTATCTGCATTTACTTTTGCTATGGCTGTTATGCAACTGTTTTACGGCTCCTTGATTGATAAATGGGGAAGAAAACCTATTTTACTCAGTGGGTTAGCCATCTCAATTGTGGGTGCTTTGGGTTGTGTTTGGTCTGATTCTATTGGGGTATTTATTTTTTGGCGGGTGATCCAAGCTATTGGTATTGCAGCTATTCCTGTGGTTGCAGCCACTATTCTTGGGGATCTTTATCAAGGAAACGAGCGTGCTAAAGCAATGGGATCATATCAAATGTTATTAGCACTAGCTCCTGCTTGTGGTCCTTTATTAGGCGGGTATTTAGCGCAACATTATCAATATCAAGGTATTTTTATTTTCTTGGCCGTAGTCGGTGTCATATTACTTATTACGCATCTCTTTTATTTACCTGAAACACGTCCAGAACAGAAAGACGCCTTTACAAGCATGTCTGCAATGCAACAAGTGCTTATAGCTCCTGCGGGTAAATCTGTATTTATCATCAGTTTTATGGTGTTTTATAACTATTTTTGTCTCTTAGTATTTTTACCCTTAATAGCCTTTCATCTCTATCAGCTTAACAGTACCGAAATCGGTGGATTATATATCCCTATGTCGATTGCTCTGATTTTAGGTAGTTATCTTTACCGTAGGATCTGCCATCTATTCAATGTGGAATATGGTGTGATTATTACCTCTTGTATTAACCTGATCATGTTGACGTTATTTGCACTCTTTTGGCAAATATCACTTCCTGTGATGTTGGGTTTAACCGTGTTATATGGGCTTTCTCTCGGATTAACCATGCCAACACACACCACATTATTGGCGAGCTATTTTAGTTCAACCAGAGCAACCGCAATGGGGATTTATAACTTTATTCGTTATTGTGGAATGGCTGCGGGTCCTATGGTGGCGACCTATTTTGTCACTGGTAATAGTTATGAGTATGTCTTTTATTCTTGTGTGATCTTCACGAGTTTGGCATTGTGTTTCGCATTCAAAACATTAATGTCATCATTAAAAGAAAAAAGGCACACTGCAAACTAA
- a CDS encoding glycerate kinase, whose amino-acid sequence MKIVIAPDSFKESLSAKEVATAIKQGFSRYLPDAQYCCIPMADGGEGTVISLVDATQGRFISTQVCSPLGKQVTATWGLLGDNTTAVIEMAQASGLHLIPSSQRDPNLTTSYGTGELINAALEMGVKKIILGLGGSATNDAGAGMMQALGLGLKDKFSTSLPFGGRSLAQLHSIDITKLNPKLKHIEIEIACDVTNPLCGEKGASAIFGPQKGATKDDIAQLDNALHHFGTYLEKMTQRTLIHIAGSGAAGGLALPLLAFTQATLSQGVELVAKTVELERHFIDADLVITGEGRMDSQSAQGKTPTGVAKLAKKYHLPVIALVGGYLPDYDVVHQQGIDAVFSIVPGVSTLSDALSNAQKNLNETAYNVARLYYSSYFKP is encoded by the coding sequence GTGAAAATAGTTATCGCCCCTGATTCTTTTAAAGAAAGTTTAAGTGCGAAAGAAGTTGCAACAGCAATAAAACAGGGTTTTTCACGTTATTTACCCGATGCACAGTATTGTTGTATTCCTATGGCTGATGGTGGTGAAGGAACGGTGATATCACTGGTGGATGCAACACAAGGCCGTTTTATCTCTACACAAGTGTGTTCGCCTTTAGGTAAACAAGTGACCGCAACGTGGGGACTTTTAGGTGATAACACCACCGCTGTGATTGAAATGGCACAAGCTTCTGGTCTTCATCTTATTCCTTCATCTCAACGTGATCCCAATTTGACGACTAGTTATGGTACAGGTGAATTAATTAATGCTGCACTTGAAATGGGTGTTAAAAAAATTATTTTAGGATTAGGTGGAAGTGCTACAAATGATGCTGGTGCAGGGATGATGCAAGCACTCGGTCTTGGTCTTAAAGATAAATTTAGTACATCTTTGCCTTTTGGTGGACGCTCATTAGCCCAACTTCATTCTATTGATATCACCAAACTCAATCCCAAACTAAAACATATTGAAATTGAGATTGCTTGCGATGTCACTAATCCATTGTGTGGCGAAAAAGGAGCATCCGCTATTTTTGGTCCACAAAAAGGAGCAACCAAAGACGATATTGCGCAACTTGATAACGCATTACACCATTTTGGTACTTATCTTGAGAAAATGACGCAACGCACTCTTATCCATATAGCAGGAAGTGGTGCGGCGGGAGGATTGGCTCTGCCTTTGCTTGCATTTACGCAAGCAACACTTTCGCAAGGTGTCGAATTGGTAGCTAAAACCGTTGAATTAGAAAGACATTTTATTGATGCAGATTTGGTGATCACGGGCGAGGGGAGAATGGATAGCCAATCGGCGCAAGGTAAAACACCAACAGGCGTTGCTAAGTTGGCAAAAAAATACCACCTTCCTGTTATTGCGTTGGTCGGTGGTTATTTACCGGATTACGATGTAGTTCATCAGCAGGGTATTGATGCGGTTTTTTCTATTGTTCCTGGTGTTTCTACACTTTCTGATGCGTTAAGTAATGCGCAAAAAAATCTTAATGAGACAGCTTATAATGTGGCTCGACTTTATTATTCTTCATATTTCAAGCCGTAG
- the ftsE gene encoding cell division ATP-binding protein FtsE, with the protein MIRFEHVSKAYLGGRQALQGVDFHLRPGEMAFLTGHSGAGKSTLLKLICGIERPSDGAIWFAGHDISRLKNSEIPFLRRQIGMIFQDHHLLMDRTVYDNVSLPLIIAGASEEDIRRRVSAALDKVGLLDKAKNYPIQLSGGEQQRVGIARAVVNKPTVLLADEPTGNLDGELSEGIMRLFEEFNRVGVTVLMATHDMSLIERRNYRILTLGQGRMVGGQNG; encoded by the coding sequence AAGGCTTATTTAGGTGGAAGACAAGCATTACAGGGGGTTGATTTTCATCTTCGCCCTGGTGAAATGGCTTTTTTAACGGGTCACTCTGGCGCCGGTAAAAGTACATTGCTTAAGTTAATTTGTGGAATAGAACGACCAAGTGATGGTGCTATTTGGTTTGCTGGTCATGATATCAGTAGACTAAAAAATAGTGAGATCCCTTTTCTGCGTCGTCAAATTGGGATGATCTTCCAAGATCACCACTTATTGATGGATAGAACGGTTTATGACAACGTATCTCTTCCCCTGATTATTGCTGGCGCGAGTGAAGAGGATATTCGGCGAAGAGTTTCAGCCGCTTTAGATAAAGTAGGACTATTGGATAAAGCCAAAAATTATCCTATTCAACTTTCTGGTGGTGAACAACAGCGTGTCGGTATTGCGCGCGCTGTTGTGAATAAACCGACAGTTTTGCTTGCAGATGAACCAACAGGTAATCTTGATGGTGAGCTTTCAGAAGGTATCATGCGCCTTTTTGAAGAGTTCAACCGTGTTGGTGTAACGGTGTTAATGGCGACGCACGATATGTCTCTGATAGAGCGCAGAAATTATCGCATTCTTACATTAGGGCAAGGCAGAATGGTGGGAGGACAAAATGGCTAA
- the ftsX gene encoding permease-like cell division protein FtsX, which translates to MAKAKSSRKSMPTPGAKTKALKGGRREQWRYAWRNTMADFLRQPLSSFLTVMVVAISLTLPSIFYIVWKNVSTASEQWYPTPQLTVYLDKSLDDSLAEATIKKIEALEKVEDVNYLSRQDSLVEFRSWAGFSSALDMLEENPLPAVAIVTPVMEPSDQQLMTNLRDTVAKIPGVDEVRMDDSWFTRLSTLTSLVGQIALVIGTLMVVALLLVIGNSVRLNIFSRRDTINVMKLIGATDGFIMRPFLNWGLILGFIGAVFALIFSALLVWKLSDVVTQAAIVFGTSFSISGLGFDESIILILVAMTIGWLAAWLTTMQHLRQFTPE; encoded by the coding sequence ATGGCTAAAGCAAAAAGTTCCCGTAAATCAATGCCAACGCCAGGTGCAAAAACCAAGGCGCTAAAAGGGGGAAGACGAGAACAATGGCGTTACGCATGGCGTAATACTATGGCTGATTTTTTACGCCAGCCGCTCTCCTCTTTTTTAACGGTAATGGTTGTCGCTATATCACTCACTTTACCTAGCATCTTCTATATTGTCTGGAAGAATGTCTCAACTGCGTCAGAACAATGGTATCCAACACCACAATTAACAGTTTATCTTGATAAATCTCTTGATGATTCATTAGCTGAAGCCACGATCAAAAAAATAGAAGCCTTAGAAAAAGTCGAAGATGTTAACTATCTTTCACGACAAGATTCGCTAGTAGAATTTCGTTCTTGGGCTGGCTTTAGCAGTGCGTTAGATATGTTAGAAGAGAATCCATTACCTGCGGTTGCGATTGTGACACCTGTTATGGAGCCTAGCGATCAACAATTAATGACGAATTTGCGTGATACAGTAGCGAAAATACCCGGTGTTGACGAAGTAAGAATGGATGATAGTTGGTTTACTCGGCTTTCAACGTTAACTTCATTAGTCGGGCAAATTGCTTTGGTGATTGGCACATTGATGGTTGTTGCCCTGTTATTGGTAATTGGTAACAGTGTGCGCCTCAATATTTTCAGTCGCCGAGACACCATTAATGTGATGAAGCTAATTGGTGCAACTGATGGCTTTATTATGCGTCCTTTCCTTAATTGGGGATTGATCCTCGGCTTTATTGGTGCCGTATTTGCGCTGATCTTTTCAGCTTTACTGGTGTGGAAACTCTCTGATGTAGTGACTCAAGCCGCGATCGTGTTTGGGACTTCATTTTCCATTTCAGGACTAGGTTTTGATGAATCTATCATTCTTATTCTAGTTGCTATGACAATTGGCTGGCTTGCTGCATGGTTGACAACAATGCAACATTTGCGTCAATTCACACCAGAATAA
- a CDS encoding MarR family winged helix-turn-helix transcriptional regulator → MAKENVTTEDLLKGLSDFLHLKDEQADSDHKKVLKENGLDNYSLTELHVIHCIGEESMRNLTTISEYMVMTRGAVSKICSRLQKKGAIEKIKLADNQKEIFFILTEEGERLFHAHEVLHQQSQAKWSALFEQYNQSEKQAIQRFFADVTNTFRHS, encoded by the coding sequence ATGGCAAAAGAGAATGTGACAACAGAAGACTTGTTAAAAGGGTTAAGTGATTTTTTGCATCTTAAAGATGAACAAGCCGATAGCGATCATAAAAAAGTATTAAAAGAGAATGGGTTAGATAATTACTCACTCACAGAACTGCATGTGATCCATTGTATTGGTGAAGAGAGTATGAGAAATCTCACAACCATCAGTGAATATATGGTAATGACACGAGGTGCTGTCTCAAAGATATGTAGTCGATTACAAAAGAAAGGCGCGATTGAAAAAATAAAATTAGCAGATAATCAGAAAGAAATATTTTTTATCTTAACAGAAGAAGGCGAGCGGCTTTTTCACGCGCATGAGGTGTTGCATCAACAATCTCAAGCAAAATGGTCTGCGTTATTTGAACAATATAATCAGAGTGAAAAACAAGCGATCCAACGTTTTTTTGCTGATGTGACAAACACTTTTCGCCATTCGTAA
- a CDS encoding M48 family metallopeptidase, producing the protein MKIKLLATVMVSAALLSGCQNLNTDMLTKSGTQLFQAATLSDNDIKALTNDACKEMDAQNKVAPANSTYTKRLNNIAKALGNEVNGTPVNYKVYMTKDVNAWAMANGCVRVYSGLMDMMTDNEVEGVLGHEMGHVALGHTRKAIQVAHATVAARTAAASAGGVAAQLSSSQLAEMGQKLVNAQFSQHQESEADNFSYDLLKKRGVSTAGLVTGFEKLAKLGGGDSSMFDSHPPSKERADNIRNRIAEDKK; encoded by the coding sequence ATGAAAATCAAATTACTTGCTACAGTGATGGTATCAGCAGCACTACTCTCTGGTTGTCAAAACCTTAATACCGATATGTTGACCAAATCAGGCACTCAACTATTCCAAGCTGCAACATTAAGCGATAACGATATCAAAGCGCTAACGAATGATGCTTGTAAAGAAATGGACGCTCAAAATAAAGTTGCACCCGCAAATAGTACCTACACTAAACGTTTAAATAATATCGCTAAAGCGTTAGGTAATGAAGTTAATGGCACGCCAGTAAACTACAAAGTTTATATGACTAAAGATGTGAATGCGTGGGCTATGGCTAACGGCTGTGTTCGTGTTTATAGCGGTTTAATGGACATGATGACAGATAACGAAGTTGAAGGCGTGTTAGGTCATGAAATGGGTCACGTTGCTTTAGGTCATACTCGTAAAGCAATTCAAGTTGCACACGCAACAGTTGCAGCACGTACTGCGGCAGCATCCGCGGGGGGTGTAGCAGCGCAATTAAGTAGCTCTCAGTTGGCTGAAATGGGACAAAAACTGGTTAATGCTCAGTTCTCTCAACACCAAGAGTCAGAAGCAGATAATTTCTCTTACGATCTGCTGAAAAAACGTGGGGTAAGCACCGCAGGTTTAGTCACAGGTTTTGAGAAATTAGCTAAACTAGGTGGCGGTGATTCAAGTATGTTTGATTCTCACCCACCATCAAAAGAGCGTGCAGATAATATCCGTAATCGCATTGCTGAAGATAAAAAATAA
- the rpoH gene encoding RNA polymerase sigma factor RpoH: MTKEMQSLALVPQGSIEAYIRAANSYPMLTAEEEKELAERLHYDGDLDAARTLILSHLRFVIHVARSYSGYGLPQADLIQEGNIGLMKAVRRFNPEVGVRLVSFAVHWIKAEIHEYVLRNWRIVKVATTKSQRKLFFNLRKNKKRLGWFNQDEVELVARELGVSESDVREMESRMSAQDMAFDMTADDSDDSHPIAPVLFLEDKSSDFADGIEEDNWDNHATDKLTSAIETLDERSQDIIRARWLDDDNKSTLQDLATKYGVSAERVRQLEKNAMKKLRLAIED, encoded by the coding sequence ATGACAAAAGAAATGCAATCCTTAGCATTGGTTCCGCAAGGCAGCATCGAAGCGTATATACGTGCAGCCAATTCCTATCCGATGTTAACCGCAGAGGAAGAAAAGGAACTCGCTGAACGGCTGCATTACGATGGTGACTTGGATGCAGCAAGAACGCTTATCCTTTCACATCTGCGCTTCGTTATTCATGTTGCTCGCAGCTATTCAGGTTACGGCTTACCACAAGCTGATCTTATCCAAGAAGGTAATATTGGTTTGATGAAAGCGGTTCGTCGTTTTAACCCAGAAGTGGGTGTTCGACTAGTCTCTTTTGCTGTGCATTGGATCAAAGCTGAAATTCACGAATATGTGCTACGCAACTGGCGTATCGTGAAAGTCGCGACCACAAAATCACAACGTAAACTATTTTTTAATCTGCGAAAAAATAAAAAGCGTTTAGGTTGGTTTAATCAAGATGAAGTGGAGCTTGTTGCAAGAGAATTAGGTGTATCAGAAAGTGATGTCCGAGAAATGGAATCACGGATGTCAGCACAAGATATGGCATTTGATATGACCGCTGACGATAGTGATGACTCACATCCTATTGCCCCTGTACTCTTCCTAGAAGATAAGTCTTCTGACTTTGCCGACGGCATTGAAGAAGATAACTGGGATAATCATGCGACAGATAAACTGACGTCAGCAATTGAAACTCTTGATGAACGTAGCCAAGATATTATTCGTGCTCGTTGGTTAGATGATGATAACAAATCGACATTGCAAGACTTGGCGACAAAATACGGTGTTTCTGCCGAGCGTGTTCGTCAATTAGAAAAAAATGCGATGAAGAAATTGCGTTTAGCGATTGAAGATTAA